In one window of Janthinobacterium sp. 1_2014MBL_MicDiv DNA:
- the rpmF gene encoding 50S ribosomal protein L32 gives MAVQQNKKTPSKRGMHRSHDFLVAPQLSVEPVTGETHMRHHISPNGFYRGRKVLKTKNDE, from the coding sequence ATGGCAGTTCAACAGAACAAGAAAACCCCTTCCAAGCGCGGCATGCACCGTTCGCACGACTTCCTGGTCGCGCCGCAATTGAGCGTCGAGCCAGTTACCGGCGAAACCCACATGCGTCACCATATCAGCCCTAACGGCTTCTATCGTGGCCGTAAAGTGCTGAAGACCAAAAACGACGAGTAA